A window of the Lactuca sativa cultivar Salinas chromosome 7, Lsat_Salinas_v11, whole genome shotgun sequence genome harbors these coding sequences:
- the LOC111905013 gene encoding cationic amino acid transporter 9, chloroplastic gives MSVSSSSSPFSQFWSSALRSKPLGKSSDTGEGLVRRLGPFDLILLGIGASIGAGIFVVTGTIARDAGPGVTISFLLAGASCVLNALCYAELATRFPAVVGGAYMYTYTTFNELTAFLVFTQMMLDYHIGAASIARSLASYIVNILDLIPSVKDNIPNWVGHGGDDIFGFLSFNILAPILLVLLTILLCRGVGESTLVNTVMTMTKVSIVFVVIIVGAFEVDDSNWSPFAPTGFKSILTGATVAFFAYVGFDAVANSAEESKRPQRDLPIGIIGSLLVCVVLYIGVCLVITGMVPYKLLGEDAPLAEAFKSKGLNSVSILISIGAIAGLTTTLLVGLYVQSRLYLGLGRDGLLPAIFAKVHPTRHTPIHAQIWVGIVACILAGLLNVTLLSHILSVGSLAGYSVVAACVITLRLDDNIDININTQLSTNSMSKRTDCITSIIVIAFCGFTTGILYRFGGSTLAYIFLILPLAIAILAAANLQFRQVYKDPPGFSCPWVPILPAVCIFFNIFLFAQLNYEAWVRFVVLSIVAGFVYAFYGQYNAIHASDDTNYYQTLPSIEAQ, from the exons ATGAGcgtttcttcttcatcatcacctTTCTCTCAGTTTTGGTCTTCAGCGCTCAGATCTAAACCACTAGGCAAATCATCTGACACAGGCGAAGGTCTAGTACGCCGTCTTGGACCTTTTGACTTGATTTTATTAGGCATTGGCGCTTCCATTGGTGCCGGTATCTTCGTCGTAACCGGCACCATCGCCCGCGATGCTGGTCCTG GAGTTACAATTAGCTTCCTACTGGCAGGAGCATCATGTGTCCTGAATGCCTTATGTTATGCTGAATTAGCAACTCGATTCCCTGCTGTTGTTGGAGGAGCATACATGTACACATACACAACTTTCAATGAGCTTACTGCTTTTCTTGTGTTTACACAAATGATGCTTGATTATCATATTGGTGCAGCTAGCATAGCCCGTAGCTTAGCAAGCTACATAGTTAATATATTAGATCTCATACCCTCTGTGAAAGATAATATTCCCAATTGGGTTGGACATGGTGGTGATGATATTTTTGGCTTTCTATCCTTCAACATCTTGGCTCCTATCCTTCTAGTCCTTCTGACAATTCTCCTATGTCGTGGTGTTGGAGAATCTACCCTAGTCAATACTGTCATGACCATGACCAAG GTAAGTATTGTTTTTGTGGTGATCATTGTTGGTGCTTTTGAAGTTGATGATTCAAACTGGTCACCTTTTGCTCCAACTGGTTTTAAATCCATACTGACCGGGGCCACTGTAGCTTTTTTCGCATATGTTGGATTTGATGCGGTTGCGAATTCCGCCGAAGAATCTAAAAGACCACAG CGGGACCTACCAATAGGCATCATTGGGAGCCTTCTTGTTTGTGTTGTACTATACATCGGTGTTTGCTTAGTTATAACAGGAATGGTTCCTTACAAATTGCTCGGTGAAGATGCTCCTTTGGCTGAGGCATTCAAATCCAAAGGATTGAACTCCGTATCAATCCTAATCAGCATCGGTGCCATTGCTGGACTTACCACAACTCTATTGGTTGGCCTTTATGTTCAG TCTAGGTTGTATCTTGGGCTTGGAAGGGATGGTTTGCTACCTGCAATATTTGCAAAGGTTCATCCAACGCGTCATACTCCAATTCATGCTCAAATTTGGGTTGGAATTGTTGCTTGTATTTTGGCTGGATTGTTAAACGTGACTCTTCTGTCACATATTCTCTCAGTTGGATCACTC gCAGGTTACTCGGTTGTTGCAGCATGTGTAATAACTCTTCGGTTGGATGATAATattgatattaatattaataCTCAACTCTCAACCAATTCAATGTCAAAGAGGACAGATTGCATCACAAGCATTATTGTAATTGCTTTTTGTGGTTTTACTACTGGAATTCTTTATCGATTCGGTGGCTCAACTCTTGCGTATATATTTCTTATTTTACCCCTGGCTATTGCAATCCTTGCAGCTGCAAATCTTCAATTTAGGCAG GTTTATAAAGATCCACCTGGTTTTTCTTGCCCGTGGGTCCCAATACTACCTGCTGTCTGCATTTTTTTTAACATATTCCTTTTCGCTCAG CTTAACTATGAAGCATGGGTGAGGTTTGTGGTGTTAAGCATTGTTGCTGGGTTTGTATATGCATTTTATGGGCAATATAATGCGATTCATGCAAGTGATGATACCAATTATTACCAAACATTGCCATCAATAGAAGCTCAATAA